One Eupeodes corollae unplaced genomic scaffold, idEupCoro1.1 scaffold_824, whole genome shotgun sequence genomic region harbors:
- the LOC129953568 gene encoding uncharacterized protein LOC129953568: MIVLSKIDYGIYIYGNSPKTTLKYLKSPYHQAARRSICAFPTSPIKNILAEAGLPTIEERHRELISKLVVKLIFSKNSVIDKDIHQSIRHKSKKRIQSSISKIIDKAHEMELQFKKPRKILLSYPPWHIKPDSILMNLAHYNKANTSNSVYCSLFSDISSELKKDGWEFIFTDGSKSLSHTSFAVTSENGFILRIGSLPESTSIFTAEAFAILHALKITMENSGKFIICSDSISVLRAINNPNNNTDLISSIRNKIAMMPKKIKLMWTPGHVNIRGNEEADKAANSAKEAPVFQFNAFTKQDLKTRINKNLKTFQQTEWSLYHHHYKKVNPTKSPPKYPTNLPKRKITNFVRLRLGHISTTHQHLLTRNNHPICVTCNTTLNISHILENCQISKPIMDSVFKNLSIYDTLKNPNSKNIENVNKFIETLKLTL, translated from the coding sequence AtgatagttttaagtaaaattgattatggtatatatatttatggcAATTCACCAAAAACTACcctgaaatatttgaaatcacCATATCACCAGGCAGCTCGGAGAAGTATTTGCGCTTTCCCTACTTCAcctataaaaaatatacttgcggAAGCAGGACTACCAACAATCGAGGAACGTCATAGAGAATTGATATCAAAGTTAGTTGtgaagttaatattttcaaaaaactcagtTATTGACAAGGACATCCATCAGTCCATCAGACATAAATCTAAGAAACGTATCCAATCCTCAATAAGCAAAATCATAGATAAAGCTCATGAAATGGAACTCCAGTTTAAAAAACcacgaaaaatacttttatcttacCCGCCATGGCATATAAAACCTGATTCCATCTTGATGAATTTGGCCCACTACAATAAGGCAAATACCAGCAACTCAGTTTACTGCTCTTTGTTCTCCGATATCTCATCTGAACTTAAAAAAGACGGTTGGGAATTCATCTTTACAGATGGTTCCAAATCACTAAGCCATACGTCGTTTGCCGTCACATCAGAAAATGGTTTTATTCTACGCATTGGTTCCTTACCGGAATCTACATCAATTTTCACGGCAGAAGCATTTGCAATTCTACATGCACTAAAAATAACTATGGAAAACAGTGGCAAATTTATTATATGCTCAGACAGTATATCTGTCTTAAGAGCTATAAATAATCCAAACAACAACACTGACCTAATTTCCTCCATAAGAAACAAGATTGCGATGAtgccaaagaaaataaaactaatgtgGACCCCTGGTCATGTAAATATCCGTGGCAATGAGGAAGCCGACAAAGCAGCAAATTCGGCGAAAGAAGCGCCAGTATTTCAATTCAATGCATTCACTAAACAAGACCTTAAAACTCGgattaataaaaacttgaaaacttttcaacaaacTGAATGGAGCCTTTACCACCAtcattataaaaaagtaaacccAACGAAATCTCCACCTAAATACCCTACGAACCTGCCAAAACGCAAAATCACAAACTTTGTACGCCTCAGACTCGGTCACATTTCAACAACCCACCAACACCTActcaccagaaacaaccacccGATATGTGTAACATGCAACACAACTTTGAATATCTCACACATCCTCGAAAATTGCCAAATCTCGAAACCAATTATGGactctgtttttaaaaatctatcaatttatGATACACTAAAAAATCCTAATTCTAAGAACAtcgaaaatgtaaataaatttattgaaactcTAAAATTAActctataa